A single Elaeis guineensis isolate ETL-2024a chromosome 15, EG11, whole genome shotgun sequence DNA region contains:
- the LOC105058097 gene encoding uncharacterized protein yields the protein MYGQGSYAPQFRHGPPPPPLQQAPPGHPAPFQQSPIGLPPPAIQHGPPPQPQIHQAPSGPPSVPYQHARPAPPAQQPLHFPPPPPVNMGQRYIHPHESAQVYPSYAPPGTSYPPPMLSQNAHQVPQQMPPPPRMFPPPPPPSQGQVLYRTSPPPPLGIQHVPPAPPPPPPSNFVSVTPAPFVPFGSASLGDAQPPSLPPPPPPPPPASPPPVPPSPTPPAPPMEELPTVPLAPSVDSGADRNHSFEHVTTDDPVALAQSVDNAPVSGSSHIGEVDNAGKKVPLVEREVSGDVPPPPLKPIEEEVVRNIEVLCQFIAKVGPEFENLARTKEAGNPKFAFLFGGAPGSAAAVGYEYFQWMKGKYRFEMESHKDPVRTSEMENSLQSGDLENEVAVSSPSVSDMDMEDDVGLLGGDAGLIKSNAEPTGESASLSNGRDAVEEPAPRSTTEHVQEGAVPNTVSCSGPSSFKQDKREDDKDSSFIEDVSPVRPLPSAAECAVDGNLQQSVRPLTQDSSWVNVMPTAACGKTAETPRVFVKDGSPFRLIQGYASDDSGEDDDKKDHVDSIHPVWTSPSAAVARSGLQKDEGYEMPSNLSPKSAPEPERSRLRADSSHLPKEAATSGSSLPQKSAQPDVVFSNPIDEIENVTDLSIHKQHDQRLHDKTGNHKLSEDNDVVGDKSINADLQVTQIHLEDAKQDSTTPNVDEFGRLVREGISDSDSDGIHYNERHGKRVRSWSRSRSPQQSRWRQRSRSPRRRDKRSRSRSWSPRRRSKSPQAYRRTTLFARADRDQPPECFNFIRGRCFRGASCRFLHRDVRYHRRRQPHCKDFAQGSDNYDVHDDALVSENSYHAKSSVRNMDVEKRDDVGLEATKSPNMQTDEKLSKASTKLTHDGVLGEKVAVDAVTADALPSLENDAGDRQITDHGSQNIVSRVKEPQQLEILQKAPKINGAEEERTQPLLESSQTSLAQKSECLVSETVLGQPKTEGQAIQAGAFQNQVPSIRPNSEHALVSQTCQSESSVRHSHSDCGLASQPWNQRLLPDEFSPPRVSVPDAKSQPSQLLPPAPQGHPPFFPADSTTAPRASEHPRENPLPPVTSYHLHHPPLDMLTSHQQPGAGDYHPQSIHPSNSMWLNPPLPPPSYVNGLPSRPAFPATEFSRMQFQQNTIPPRNDFSQPSIRPYVPGELTRSQAVDFHRQPFQSMEPSHHPRLHMDEFKWRPLPMGNQQNQPFPREDWLACPPPMPEGSRIISDLQQKEYHLHHQSLLHDDVRIPFPSQGPSSSKSYSQSSAVFPPALSNRSESFPGDRPPPRFFSKEEFPSVSNLPYSHTPYGQQRSASPNFPTNQGGPGMTNPPLQRLSSSFSESNLPHQLSDIGAPRISISTHYNPFASTFEEAPGSLKFGSSKYDSLFSSSHDPSGGSDSRLKASPPNMRRSGEQFLPRSGGYSHETSAEVLPDAHNQFLRDPASGVPYDPLFDSIETSSNMLKKLDHVQERNLASNDAGMVPKINSLTRPADVEDSNRQKDGTGAELKSEVDEFGEVATDAEVGAVENESPQQVDGKNWSPVIPGNTAAGEIEIDQVRSPGKKKSKESRSMKLLKIALADFVKEVLKPSWRQGNMSKEAFKTIVKKTVDKVSGAIPSHQIPKTQAKINQYVESSQRKLTKLVMAYVDKYVKM from the exons ATGTATGGACAAGGGAGCTATGCCCCCCAGTTTCGGCATGGGCCGCCGCCACCTCCATTGCAGCAAGCCCCTCCAGGGCACCCTGCCCCCTTCCAGCAATCTCCAATTGGTCTGCCCCCTCCAGCTATCCAGCATGGCCCCCCACCTCAACCACAAATTCACCAAGCTCCATCCGGCCCGCCCTCTGTTCCCTATCAGCATGCTCGACCTGCTCCACCGGCTCAGCAGCCTCTCCACTTCCCACCTCCTCCACCAGTGAACATGGGGCAGCGTTACATCCACCCCCATGAAAGTGCCCAAGTGTATCCTTCCTATGCTCCGCCGGGCACTTCGTACCCTCCACCAATGCTAAGCCAGAATGCCCATCAAGTACCGCAACAAATGCCGCCACCTCCAAGAATGTTTCCGCCTCCACCTCCTCCTTCACAGGGACAAGTTCTGTATAGAACCTCTCCCCCACCCCCTCTGGGGATTCAACAtgtgcctcctgcacctccacccCCTCCCCCGTCAAATTTTGTCTCGGTAACACCGGCCCCGTTTGTGCCTTTTGGAAGTGCTTCACTTGGAGATGCCCAGCCGCCTTCCCTCCCACCTCCGCcacctccccctcctccggctTCTCCTCCACCCGTTCCACCTTCACCAACTCCACCAGCTCCTCCAATGGAGGAACTTCCAACTGTTCCTTTGGCACCATCTGTGGATTCTGGAGCTGACAGGAACCATTCCTTTGAGCATGTTACTACTGATGATCCAGTTGCTCTGGCACAGTCAGTGGATAATGCCCCTGTATCTGGCAGTTCACACATTGGCGAAGTTGATAATGCTGGAAAGAAGGTTCCACTGGTGGAAAGAGAAGTCTCAGGAGATGTCCCTCCACCTCCACTCAAGCCAATTGAAGAAGAAGTTGTTCGCAATATCGAGGTGCTGTGTCAATTCATTGCAAAGGTTGGGCCTGAATTTGAAAACTTGGCTCGAACAAAGGAGGCTGGGAATCCAAAATTTGCCTTCTTGTTTGGAGGTGCACCTGGGAGTGCTGCTGCTGTTGGGTATGAGTATTTTCAGTGGATGAAAGGGAAATATCGTTTTGAAATGGAATCACATAAAGATCCAGTGAGGACATCTGAAATGGAGAATTCTTTGCAATCTGGTGATTTGGAAAATGAAGTTGCAGTTAGTTCACCTTCTGTGTCAGACATGGATATGGAAG ATGATGTTGGCCTGCTTGGCGGTGATGCTGGTCTCATCAAATCGAATGCAGAGCCAACTGGAGAGTCTGCTTCTCTAAGTAATGGAAGAGATGCTGTTGAAGAGCCAGCACCTCGGAGTACTACAGAGCATGTTCAGGAGGGTGCAGTGCCTAACACTGTATCCTGTTCAGGGCCTTCATCCTTTAAGCAAGACAAAAGGGAAG ATGACAAGGATTCATCATTTATTGAAGATGTTAGCCCAGTCAGGCCTCTGCCTAGTGCTGCTGAGTGTGCTGTAGATGGCAACTTGCAACAGTCTGTGAGGCCACTAACTCAAGATTCTAGCTGGGTCAATGTTATGCCAACTGCTGCTTGTGGCAAGACTGCAGAAACTCCAAGGGTATTTGTTAAAGATGGAAGCCCATTCCGTCTTATACAAGGCTATGCTTCGGATGACAGCGGAGAAGATGATGATAAGAAAGATCATGTGGACAGCATCCACCCTGTTTGGACCTCCCCATCAGCTGCAGTAGCCAGGTCAGGCTTGCAAAAGGATGAGGGATATGAAATGCCTTCAAATTTGAGCCCTAAGAGTGCTCCTGAGCCTGAAAGATCCAGACTACGTGCTGATTCAAGTCATTTGCCCAAAGAAGCTGCTACTTCTGGCAGCTCATTGCCTCAAAAGTCTGCACAACCAGATGTTGTCTTTTCAAATCCCATTGATGAAATTGAAAATGTGACTGATCTAAGTATTCACAAGCAGCATGATCAAAGATTGCATGATAAGACTGGAAATCATAAGCTTTCTGAGGACAATGATGTTGTGGGAGACAAAAGTATCAATGCTGACCTTCAAGTTACTCAGATTCACCTGGAGGATGCAAAGCAGGACTCTACTACACCAAATGTGGATGAATTTGGGCGTTTGGTAAGGGAAGGTATTAGTGACAGCGATTCTGATGGGATACACTACAATGAAAGGCACGGTAAGCGGGTGAGGAGTTGGAGTCGCAGTCGATCACCTCAACAGAGTAGATGGAGGCAGAGAAGTCGCAGTCCTAGGAGAAGAGACAAACGCAGCCGATCTCGCAG CTGGTCCCCTAGGAGGAGGAGTAAGTCACCACAAGCTTATAGGCGGACTACCTTGTTTGCAAGAGCTGATCGGGATCAGCCTCCTGAATGTTTCAACTTTATTCGAGGCAGGTGCTTCCGTGGAGCATCTTGTCGTTTTCTCCACCGTGATGTTCGATACCACAGGCGCAGGCAGCCACATTGTAAAGACTTTGCACAAGGTTCTGACAACTACGATGTGCATGATGATGCTCTGGTTTCTGAAAACAGCTATCATGCTAAGAGTTCAGTGAGAAATATGGATGTTGAGAAACGCGACGATGTGGGTCTGGAAGCAACAAAGAGCCCGAATATGCAGACTGATGAGAAATTGTCCAAAGCCAGCACCAAGCTTACCCACGATGGAGTTTTGGGTGAGAAGGTTGCAGTGGATGCTGTAACAGCTGATGCATTACCAAGTTTGGAAAATGATGCTGGCGATCGacaaatcactgatcatggtTCTCAAAATATTGTTAGTCGAGTGAAGGAACCACAGCAATTGGAAATATTGCAGAAGGCACCTAAGATTAATGGTGCAGAGGAAGAAAGAACTCAGCCTCTGCTAGAATCCTCCCAGACTTCactggctcaaaaatctgaaTGTTTGGTCAGCGAAACTGTTTTGGGTCAACCTAAGACGG AGGGTCAAGCTATTCAGGCTGGTGCATTTCAAAATCAGGTCCCTTCTATTCGGCCAAATTCAGAACATGCTCTAGTATCTCAGACATGTCAAAGCGAAAGTTCTGTGAGACATTCACATTCAGATTGTGGTCTTGCAAGTCAGCCTTGGAATCAAAGGTTGCTTCCTGATGAGTTTTCACCACCTAGAGTTTCAGTGCCAGATGCTAAATCTCAGCCATCTCAACTGCTACCACCTGCACCTCAGGGGCATCCTCCGTTCTTTCCTGCAGACAGTACTACTGCACCACGTGCTTCAGAACATCCTAGAGAGAATCCCTTACCACCAGTCACAAGCTATCACTTGCATCATCCACCCTTAGATATGTTAACTTCCCATCAACAACCTGGGGCTGGTGATTACCATCCTCAAAGTATTCATCCTTCGAACTCCATGTGGCTCAATCCCCCTCTGCCACCACCTTCATATGTGAATGGATTGCCCAGCAGGCCTGCCTTTCCTGCAACAGAATTTTCGCGCATGCAGTTTCAGCAAAACACTATACCACCTAGAAATGACTTTTCCCAGCCTTCTATAAGGCCCTACGTTCCAGGTGAGCTGACTCGTTCACAGGCAGTTGATTTCCATCGTCAACCTTTCCAGTCAATGGAGCCGTCTCATCATCCTCGATTGCATATGGATGAGTTTAAATGGAGGCCTTTGCCAATGGGAAATCAGCAGAATCAACCTTTTCCTAGAGAAGATTGGTTAGCATGCCCCCCTCCCATGCCTGAAGGTTCTCGAATCATCTCAGATTTGCAGCAGAAGGAATATCATTTGCACCATCAATCTCTTCTTCATGATGATGTTCGGATTCCATTTCCCAGTCAGGGACCTAGTTCCTCTAAGTCATATTCCCAAAGCAGCGCTGTGTTTCCTCCAGCCCTTTCGAACCGATCTGAGTCTTTCCCAGGGGATCGTCCGCCCCCTAGATTCTTCTCCAAGGAAGAATTCCCTTCTGTCAGCAATCTGCCTTATTCACATACTCCCTATGGCCAACAACGCTCTGCCAGTCCTAATTTTCCTACAAACCAGGGTGGTCCAGGCATGACTAATCCTCCTCTCCAAAGATTGTCATCGAGCTTCTCAGAAAGCAATTTGCCACACCAGCTCTCTGATATTGGGGCACCAAGAATTTCTATCTCAACCCACTACAACCCTTTTGCATCTACTTTTGAAGAGGCACCAGGAAGCTTAAAGTTTGGTTCCAGTAAATATGATTCTTTGTTCAGTTCAAGCCATGATCCGTCAGGTGGTTCTGATTCAAGGTTGAAAGCTTCACCACCCAATATGAGAAGATCAGGAGAGCAATTCTTGCCAAGAAGTGGTGGTTATTCCCATGAAACTTCTGCAGAAGTGCTACCTGATGCGCACAATCAGTTTCTTAGGGATCCTGCATCTGGTGTCCCATATGATCCACTCTTTGACAGCATTGAAACATCTTCCAACATGCTCAAGAAGCTAGATCATGTTCAAGAGCGCAACCTAGCTTCTAATGATGCAGGCATGGTTCCAAAAATTAACAGCTTGACTAGGCCTGCAGATGTTGAGGATAGCAATAGGCAGAAAGATGGCACAGGTGCTGAACTTAAGTCTGAAGTCGATGAATTTGGTGAGGTGGCCACAGATGCAGAAGTGGGTGCTGTTGAGAATGAGAGCCCTCAACAAGTGGATGGAAAAAACTGGAGCCCAGTCATTCCGGGCAACACTGCTGCAGGCGAAATTGAGATTGATCAGGTTCGATCACCTGGAAAGAAGAAAAGCAAGGAATCAAGGTCAATGAAGCTTCTCAAGATTGCGCTTGCAGATTTTGTGAAGGAAGTTCTTAAGCCGTCATGGAGACAGGGAAACATGAGCAAAGAGGCATTTAAGACCATTGTGAAGAAAACAGTGGATAAGGTTTCTGGTGCAATTCCAAGTCATCAGATACCTAAAACGCAAGCAAAGATCAATCAGTATGTAGAGTCATCGCAGCGGAAACTGACCAAGCTGGTGATG GCTTATGTGGACAAATATGTCAAGATGTAG